A single Populus nigra chromosome 13, ddPopNigr1.1, whole genome shotgun sequence DNA region contains:
- the LOC133671085 gene encoding early nodulin-like protein 4, whose amino-acid sequence MGSKRFSGSLFVMLVLGFLLGVSRGYKFYVGGRDGWATNPSERYSHWAERNRFQVNDTLFFKYKKGTDSVLIVSKDDYYSCNTKNPIKSLTDGDSSFIFDRSGPFCFISGNADDCNKGKKLIIVVMAVRPKPLPLTPYSPITPASSPQPTSSPPAVSPDARSPSDSAGPAQAPSTNSKSGSSGFTAGSLSVGLVLGASIGVSFILGGFLRVV is encoded by the exons ATGGGGTCGAAGAGATTTTCTGGTTCTTTGTTTGTGATGCTGGTCTTGGGATTTCTTCTTGGGGTTTCTCGGGGTTATAAATTCTATGTTGGTGGTAGAGATGGTTGGGCTACAAACCCTTCTGAGAGATACAGTCATTGGGCTGAAAGAAACAGGTTTCAAGTCAATGATACTCTCT TTTTCAAGTACAAGAAAGGAACGGATTCAGTCTTGATAGTAAGCAAAGATGATTACTACTCATGCAACACCAAGAACCCTATAAAATCCTTAACAGATGGTGACTCAAGTTTCATCTTTGATCGTTCTGGTCCTTTCTGTTTTATTAGTGGCAATGCTGATGATTGCAATAAGGGTAAGAAACTGATAATCGTTGTCATGGCTGTGAGACCAAAACCCCTCCCTCTCACTCCTTATTCTCCCATAACACCAGCTTCTTCACCTCAACCTACTAGTTCTCCACCGGCTGTGTCTCCGGATGCCCGGAGTCCTTCGGATTCCGCTGGTCCTGCGCAGGCTCCATCGACTAATAGTAAATCGGGTTCGTCGGGTTTTACTGCTGGTTCATTGTCAGTTGGGTTGGTTTTGGGTGCTAGCATAGGGGTTAGCTTCATATTGGGTGGCTTTCTTAGGGTTGTTTAA